Proteins encoded within one genomic window of Kibdelosporangium phytohabitans:
- a CDS encoding carboxymuconolactone decarboxylase family protein encodes MTPRIQNKDSQPDINAAVPIIYKAVNSGGVPPQTMELVHLRVSQINGCAACADTGAENAVKAGVAVEKLHTLATWHEDPRFDDAERAALRLAETMTRLADRTGAVTDEIWAEAAKHYDERQLGALVLLVSVTNFFNRINTTLRVPAGTRWA; translated from the coding sequence ATGACACCACGCATCCAGAACAAGGACAGCCAGCCGGACATCAACGCGGCTGTCCCGATCATCTACAAGGCCGTGAACAGCGGTGGCGTGCCGCCGCAGACGATGGAACTGGTCCACCTGCGGGTCAGTCAGATCAACGGCTGCGCCGCCTGCGCCGACACCGGCGCGGAGAACGCGGTGAAAGCCGGTGTCGCGGTCGAGAAGCTGCACACACTGGCGACCTGGCACGAGGACCCGCGTTTCGACGACGCCGAACGAGCCGCGCTCAGACTGGCCGAGACCATGACCCGGCTCGCCGACCGGACCGGCGCGGTCACCGACGAGATCTGGGCCGAGGCCGCCAAGCACTACGACGAACGACAGCTCGGCGCCCTTGTCCTGCTGGTGTCGGTGACCAACTTCTTCAACCGGATCAACACGACCCTCCGAGTCCCCGCCGGAACCCGCTGGGCCTAG
- a CDS encoding sigma-70 family RNA polymerase sigma factor: MTEQDKLAADFEVHRAYLHAIACRVLGTPADADDAVQEAWLRLARTGGDDIEDLRGWLTTVTGRICLDALRRRGARGEQPLELDLWTDLGNGPEGEAVLADSVGLALYVVMDALTPAERVSFVLHDVFEMPFDAIAAILGRSTAATKMLASRARGRIRLGAPTADSHSAARSVVDAFLAASGRGDIGGLLAVLAPEAELHMGAAVVRGAETIARRASIGARSGSTGYPALVNGAPGALITADGRPLVLMAFTVDNGRITLIRMLSDTKRLAQIVPSWIA, encoded by the coding sequence GTGACTGAACAGGACAAACTGGCCGCCGACTTCGAGGTCCATCGCGCGTATCTGCACGCGATCGCGTGCCGGGTGCTCGGGACGCCCGCGGACGCCGACGACGCGGTGCAGGAGGCGTGGCTGCGGCTGGCCCGTACCGGCGGGGACGACATCGAGGACCTGCGCGGCTGGCTCACGACTGTGACCGGGCGGATCTGCCTGGACGCACTGCGGCGCCGTGGCGCCCGTGGCGAGCAGCCGCTCGAGCTGGACCTGTGGACCGATCTGGGCAACGGTCCCGAGGGCGAGGCCGTGCTCGCCGACTCGGTCGGGCTCGCGTTGTACGTCGTCATGGACGCGCTCACGCCGGCTGAACGCGTCTCGTTCGTGCTGCACGACGTCTTCGAGATGCCGTTCGACGCGATCGCGGCCATCCTCGGCCGGAGCACCGCGGCCACCAAGATGCTCGCCAGCCGGGCACGGGGACGGATCCGGCTCGGCGCGCCGACCGCGGACTCCCACTCGGCGGCGCGCAGCGTCGTCGACGCCTTCCTGGCGGCGTCCGGCCGGGGCGATATCGGCGGGCTGCTCGCCGTGCTCGCACCCGAGGCCGAACTGCACATGGGCGCGGCCGTTGTCCGTGGTGCGGAGACGATCGCCAGGAGGGCCAGCATCGGTGCACGGTCGGGCTCGACGGGCTACCCGGCGTTGGTCAACGGTGCCCCTGGCGCCCTCATCACCGCCGACGGTCGTCCGCTTGTCCTGATGGCGTTCACTGTGGACAACGGCCGCATCACGCTGATCCGCATGCTGTCGGACACGAAGCGGCTCGCTCAGATCGTCCCGTCCTGGATCGCCTAG
- a CDS encoding MFS transporter, which yields MDIEHRRGVVALALVAAFMVFVDGTIVTLALDQLAVHLHASRSELEWAMDAYTLSFAAVLLGAGAITDTLGAKRAFIAGLVIFTVTSAACAFAGSMLVLNLARLLQGAGAALLLPSALVLATASATDERARHRLVGWWAGAGGVGMAAGPLLGGLLVTFADWRAVFAVNVVLGVPAVIWSTRSMPVVRRGSRRLDIGGIGTATVLIGGLVFALIEGPARGWLSHEVTTAVVLAAAALVGFVWIERSTRTPLLPVSTYAHRGFAGVTAQGALFNFAIYGLLFAMSLTLQQGRGLSALASGLLFLPLTGLISLANLCAAPLAHRFGRHTVLGLGQAMLVVSLLMVAWASTANQLWPLVIALIPVGFSSGLLVPTMTSQAISTVEPALHGAASAVFNTARQIGAAVGVATFGPLLGATHGLDSGFVTCLFVAAAAIATSLLLTAFTQRPARVNMAA from the coding sequence ATGGATATCGAACACCGTCGTGGTGTCGTGGCGCTGGCCCTGGTCGCCGCGTTCATGGTCTTCGTAGACGGCACGATCGTGACCCTCGCCCTCGACCAGCTCGCCGTCCACCTGCACGCCTCCCGCTCCGAGCTGGAATGGGCCATGGACGCGTACACGCTGTCCTTCGCCGCCGTCCTGCTCGGCGCGGGAGCGATCACCGACACCCTCGGCGCCAAACGCGCCTTCATCGCCGGCCTGGTGATCTTCACGGTGACGTCGGCGGCCTGCGCCTTCGCCGGCTCGATGCTCGTGCTCAACCTCGCCCGCCTCCTGCAAGGCGCCGGGGCGGCCCTGCTGCTGCCCAGCGCACTCGTGCTGGCCACCGCGTCCGCGACCGACGAACGCGCCCGGCACAGGCTGGTCGGCTGGTGGGCGGGCGCGGGTGGTGTGGGGATGGCCGCCGGGCCACTGCTGGGCGGCTTGCTGGTGACATTCGCGGACTGGCGAGCCGTGTTCGCCGTCAACGTCGTGCTGGGCGTGCCTGCCGTGATCTGGAGCACCCGCTCGATGCCGGTCGTGCGGCGCGGCAGCCGGCGACTCGACATCGGCGGCATCGGCACCGCGACCGTGCTGATCGGCGGGCTTGTCTTCGCCCTGATCGAAGGCCCCGCGCGGGGCTGGCTCAGCCACGAGGTGACCACCGCCGTGGTCCTCGCCGCGGCCGCACTGGTGGGATTCGTCTGGATCGAACGGTCCACCCGCACGCCCCTGCTGCCCGTCAGCACGTACGCACACCGTGGGTTCGCCGGGGTCACCGCCCAAGGCGCCCTGTTCAACTTCGCCATCTACGGGCTGCTGTTCGCGATGAGCCTGACGCTGCAACAAGGCCGCGGACTCAGCGCCCTCGCCAGCGGCCTGCTCTTCCTGCCGCTGACCGGCCTCATCTCGCTCGCCAACCTCTGTGCCGCCCCGCTCGCACACCGCTTCGGCCGGCACACCGTCCTCGGCCTGGGACAGGCGATGCTGGTCGTCTCGTTGCTCATGGTGGCGTGGGCCAGCACCGCGAACCAGCTGTGGCCGCTGGTCATCGCGCTCATCCCGGTCGGGTTCAGCTCCGGGCTGCTCGTGCCCACCATGACCTCCCAGGCCATCTCGACCGTCGAACCGGCACTGCACGGTGCCGCGTCCGCCGTGTTCAACACCGCTCGCCAGATCGGGGCGGCCGTCGGCGTCGCCACCTTCGGCCCGCTCCTCGGCGCCACGCACGGTCTCGACAGCGGGTTCGTCACCTGCCTGTTCGTCGCTGCCGCCGCGATCGCGACCTCCTTGCTGCTCACGGCGTTCACCCAACGCCCGGCGCGCGTGAACATGGCCGCCTAG
- a CDS encoding ArsR/SmtB family transcription factor: MTTTYPPPPATLEVTAVLQALADPVRLNLVRQLREADNAIACGRFETSVAKSTLSHHFKILREAGVIATYRDGGNAFNVLRTNEMNAAFPGLLDSILP; encoded by the coding sequence ATGACCACGACGTACCCGCCTCCCCCGGCCACATTGGAGGTCACCGCCGTGCTGCAGGCGCTGGCGGACCCGGTGCGGCTCAACCTCGTCCGGCAGTTGCGGGAGGCCGACAACGCCATCGCGTGCGGCCGGTTCGAGACGTCCGTGGCCAAGAGCACGCTCAGCCACCACTTCAAGATCCTCCGCGAGGCCGGCGTCATCGCCACGTACCGCGACGGCGGCAACGCGTTCAACGTGTTGCGCACCAACGAAATGAACGCCGCGTTCCCCGGCTTGCTCGACTCGATCCTGCCCTAG
- a CDS encoding alpha/beta hydrolase: MSAMWQGCLADTEYFEMRSSGGHDYGVWVTTPPRYDPATTQAPVVYVLDGNWAVGMTAPLIVTQLDPIQKIQHYIQVSVGYAGEDAQHWARLRNRDLVPPGEPVAEEFVDAVETGIRSGATAREEADAYLAELRDTRADAFLNFLTAQLHPRIERDYGTAASGHGLFGYSYGGLFSLYTWLTGSTLFESIGAGSPGVASVDSQVFAQLHEMGDSRPAAKLHVTFNERELLGDLAIYQNITKNTATVLHRLTSRGGAVTSAVLRETHVTGLQASFLSYLRTCRAL, translated from the coding sequence ATGAGTGCCATGTGGCAAGGCTGTCTCGCCGACACCGAGTACTTCGAGATGCGTTCCAGCGGTGGGCACGACTACGGCGTCTGGGTCACCACGCCACCGCGCTACGACCCCGCCACGACGCAAGCGCCTGTGGTGTACGTGCTCGACGGCAACTGGGCCGTGGGTATGACGGCTCCGCTCATCGTCACCCAGCTGGATCCCATCCAGAAGATCCAGCACTACATCCAAGTCAGCGTCGGCTACGCGGGCGAGGACGCACAGCACTGGGCACGGCTGCGCAACAGAGACCTCGTGCCACCCGGCGAACCCGTCGCCGAGGAGTTCGTCGACGCCGTGGAGACGGGAATCCGATCCGGTGCGACGGCCCGCGAGGAAGCCGACGCCTACCTCGCCGAACTCCGCGACACCCGCGCCGATGCGTTCCTGAACTTCCTTACCGCGCAACTGCACCCACGGATCGAACGCGACTACGGCACAGCCGCGAGCGGTCACGGCCTCTTCGGCTACTCCTATGGCGGGCTTTTCAGCCTGTACACGTGGCTCACCGGCAGCACGCTCTTCGAGAGCATCGGCGCGGGCAGCCCCGGCGTTGCCAGTGTGGACAGTCAGGTCTTCGCCCAGCTCCACGAGATGGGCGACAGCAGGCCCGCCGCCAAGCTGCACGTGACGTTCAACGAACGGGAACTGCTCGGAGACCTGGCCATCTACCAGAACATCACGAAGAACACGGCCACCGTCCTGCACCGCCTCACCTCGCGCGGCGGAGCCGTCACCAGCGCGGTCCTGCGCGAGACGCACGTGACTGGACTGCAGGCCTCGTTCCTCAGCTACCTCAGGACCTGCCGTGCCCTGTGA
- a CDS encoding amidohydrolase family protein — MAIREVALVPTFAVVEQLLHDTAGAGLGESTRDRVAGVRERMAEALAVARQAGVRIGLGSDLIGPAQDRRGDELRLRAELETPMDALVAATKTNAEILGLSDQVGVIAPGMQADLVLWNGNPLEDPGLFADPANAVVVVQAGRVVKDLR; from the coding sequence ATGGCCATTCGTGAGGTCGCGCTGGTGCCCACGTTCGCCGTCGTCGAACAACTGCTGCACGACACGGCTGGGGCCGGGCTCGGCGAGTCGACCCGCGATCGCGTGGCCGGTGTTCGTGAGCGGATGGCCGAGGCGCTTGCTGTCGCCAGACAAGCCGGGGTGCGGATCGGGCTGGGTTCCGATCTCATCGGTCCGGCTCAGGACCGCCGAGGCGACGAGCTCAGGTTGCGCGCCGAGTTGGAGACGCCGATGGACGCCCTCGTGGCGGCCACGAAGACCAACGCCGAGATTCTCGGCCTGTCCGACCAGGTGGGAGTGATCGCTCCCGGCATGCAGGCGGACCTCGTGCTCTGGAACGGCAACCCGCTCGAAGACCCGGGGCTTTTCGCCGACCCCGCCAATGCCGTTGTCGTCGTCCAGGCCGGACGTGTTGTAAAGGACTTGCGATGA
- a CDS encoding amidohydrolase family protein has translation MLDKITPAVYPLENKPATRRERLVGCFQIVGAAVADGSGRDPVDVDVAIEDGRITQLGAVGERLDTGGLTMTPGLIDAHVHLGLSSPIQSQFSFQLSAAEIAADIFATAGAALDAGFTTVRDTGGIDGGVVTTIAKGKVRGPRGLSCGPVQCQTGGHGHYGADWEPTELWSSHHIPGLCALSMMSGNADELRGNVREAFRRGASFLKLCVTGGVVGAHDRLTDTQFTVEEIAVAVQEAAARGTYVTVHAHNNEGIRNAVEAGGALCRAWHRPRRGHGHPDGHS, from the coding sequence GTGCTTGACAAGATCACTCCCGCAGTTTATCCATTGGAAAATAAGCCCGCAACGCGGAGGGAACGACTCGTGGGATGTTTTCAGATAGTCGGCGCGGCGGTCGCCGACGGGTCTGGCCGCGACCCCGTCGACGTCGACGTCGCCATCGAAGACGGGCGGATCACCCAGCTCGGTGCCGTCGGCGAGCGCCTCGACACCGGGGGACTGACGATGACGCCCGGCCTGATCGACGCGCACGTCCACCTGGGCTTGTCGAGCCCGATCCAGTCGCAGTTCTCGTTCCAGCTCAGTGCCGCCGAGATCGCGGCGGACATCTTCGCCACGGCAGGCGCGGCGCTCGACGCCGGCTTCACGACCGTCCGGGACACCGGCGGGATCGACGGCGGCGTCGTCACCACGATCGCGAAGGGCAAGGTCAGGGGGCCGCGCGGGCTGTCGTGCGGACCTGTCCAGTGCCAGACCGGCGGGCACGGCCACTACGGAGCCGACTGGGAACCCACCGAGCTGTGGAGCAGTCATCACATCCCGGGTCTGTGCGCCCTGTCGATGATGTCGGGCAACGCCGACGAGCTGCGAGGCAACGTGCGCGAGGCTTTCCGCCGCGGCGCCTCCTTCCTGAAGCTGTGCGTGACCGGCGGGGTGGTCGGCGCTCACGACCGGCTGACCGACACCCAGTTCACCGTGGAAGAGATCGCCGTCGCTGTGCAAGAAGCCGCGGCACGGGGCACCTACGTGACGGTTCACGCCCACAACAACGAAGGCATCCGGAACGCGGTCGAGGCGGGGGGTGCGCTGTGTCGAGCATGGCACCGACCTCGACGAGGCCACGGCCACCCTGATGGCCATTCGTGA
- a CDS encoding TetR/AcrR family transcriptional regulator, which produces MILSSTQRKGDARERLLARLLDAFDEDLPSPEVSLREIAARTETSHALLRYHFGSLQGVLAAMLKAQRSRDNEALFEAAQQGTFDDLVVAIWRTYTRPEQLSRVRSFFHVVGLAAFSPDDFREFIDSLDDLTEMLASLAEREGLGTRQARTTATVTVAAIRGLLLQEVLTPGARSDDAIALILRMSPRARPAP; this is translated from the coding sequence GTGATCTTGTCAAGCACGCAACGCAAAGGCGACGCGCGCGAGCGACTCCTCGCCCGGCTGCTCGACGCCTTCGACGAGGACCTTCCCTCGCCGGAGGTGTCGCTCCGTGAGATCGCCGCCCGGACCGAGACCAGCCACGCCCTCCTGCGGTACCACTTCGGGTCGCTTCAGGGCGTCCTGGCAGCCATGCTCAAGGCACAGCGATCCCGTGACAACGAGGCCCTTTTCGAGGCCGCCCAGCAGGGCACGTTCGACGACCTCGTGGTGGCGATCTGGCGGACCTACACCCGCCCGGAGCAGCTGTCGCGTGTCCGCAGCTTCTTCCACGTCGTCGGGCTGGCCGCGTTCAGCCCGGACGACTTCCGCGAGTTCATCGACTCGCTCGACGACCTGACCGAGATGCTGGCCTCGCTCGCGGAACGCGAAGGGCTCGGCACCAGGCAAGCGCGGACCACGGCCACGGTCACCGTTGCCGCGATCCGCGGCCTGCTCCTCCAGGAAGTCCTGACGCCGGGAGCCCGCTCGGACGACGCGATCGCCTTGATCCTGCGCATGAGTCCACGAGCACGTCCGGCGCCCTGA
- a CDS encoding aminoglycoside phosphotransferase family protein: protein MGEFRFEQDLVRALLRDQHPDLAELELRDVDGGWDNQQWRLGPDLAVRMPRTERAPDLLRMEQKWLPVLAGRLPLPTPVPVRTAEPSELFEHTWTVARWVEGDPADHAPITRADSAEVLAGFLNALHRPAPADAPANPARGIPMAAMRHDFDGWFTVIARDPNAKAAREILEQAVAAPVWDGPPLWLHGDLHPANVVVRDGMLAGVIDFGELCAGDPATDLAAAWVLLPEGAASRFFDAYEHADEATVARARGWAVWRALALIGIGRNGRLGLPGGKPTWEPAGHATLDRVLA, encoded by the coding sequence GTGGGTGAGTTCAGGTTCGAGCAGGACCTGGTGCGTGCGCTGTTGCGGGACCAGCACCCGGATCTCGCGGAACTGGAACTGCGCGATGTCGACGGCGGCTGGGACAACCAGCAGTGGCGCCTCGGGCCGGATCTGGCGGTGCGCATGCCGCGAACCGAACGCGCCCCGGATCTGCTGCGCATGGAACAGAAGTGGTTGCCTGTCCTGGCCGGGCGCCTGCCGTTGCCGACGCCCGTCCCGGTGCGCACGGCCGAGCCGTCGGAACTGTTCGAGCACACGTGGACGGTCGCGCGCTGGGTGGAGGGCGACCCAGCCGATCACGCCCCGATCACCCGCGCTGACTCGGCCGAAGTCCTCGCGGGATTCCTCAACGCGCTGCACCGGCCCGCGCCCGCGGACGCTCCGGCCAACCCGGCGCGGGGCATCCCGATGGCCGCGATGCGGCACGACTTCGACGGCTGGTTCACGGTCATAGCACGCGACCCGAACGCCAAGGCCGCACGGGAGATCCTGGAACAGGCTGTCGCGGCGCCCGTCTGGGACGGCCCGCCGCTGTGGTTGCACGGCGACTTGCACCCGGCGAACGTGGTCGTCCGGGACGGGATGCTCGCCGGGGTGATCGATTTCGGCGAGCTGTGCGCGGGCGATCCCGCGACCGACCTCGCGGCCGCGTGGGTCCTGCTGCCGGAAGGGGCGGCGAGCCGGTTCTTCGACGCCTACGAGCACGCGGACGAGGCCACGGTCGCGCGGGCTCGCGGCTGGGCGGTCTGGCGTGCCCTGGCCCTGATCGGCATCGGCCGCAACGGGCGACTCGGTTTGCCTGGCGGCAAACCCACGTGGGAGCCCGCGGGTCACGCCACCCTCGACCGCGTCCTGGCCTAG
- a CDS encoding LLM class flavin-dependent oxidoreductase: MGFQLGLFSANTESGLAITTAPERWSGSWTDNLRLARLADEVGIDFLLPVARWTDWGRDSDFQRNVLDPLVWATGMLAHSRRIRVYSTVHTAFHHPVVVAKQLATADHVSSGRIGLNIVAGWHAPEYEMFGLALPDDHDTRYSLAQEWWDVVRRIWSSAAPFDHSGRFFQLDRVVGMPKPYNGNRVPIINAGSSPQGRSFAARNADRAFTVVAGPDDGADVVAAIRAEARSYGREVGVLTIGHVVCRPSRAEAEDYLRYYADERADWPAVDEVMRLQGLHAQSFTREMLATFRHRFAAGHGSCPLVGDPDDVAGAIAAFAKAGFDGIGLSFLNYADELGYFAQEVIPRLTASGIRTQ; the protein is encoded by the coding sequence ATGGGGTTTCAGCTCGGTCTGTTCTCGGCCAACACGGAATCGGGTCTCGCGATCACCACGGCCCCGGAGCGGTGGTCGGGCAGCTGGACGGACAACCTCCGCCTGGCCCGCCTGGCCGACGAAGTGGGCATCGACTTCCTGCTGCCGGTCGCCCGCTGGACCGACTGGGGCCGTGACAGCGATTTCCAGCGCAACGTCCTCGACCCGCTGGTCTGGGCGACGGGCATGCTCGCGCACAGTCGGCGTATCCGCGTGTACAGCACTGTGCACACCGCGTTCCATCACCCGGTCGTCGTGGCCAAGCAGCTGGCCACGGCTGATCACGTCAGTTCCGGCCGGATCGGCCTGAACATCGTCGCCGGCTGGCACGCTCCCGAGTACGAGATGTTCGGCCTCGCTCTGCCCGACGACCACGACACCCGGTACTCGCTGGCGCAGGAATGGTGGGACGTGGTCCGCCGGATCTGGTCGAGCGCGGCACCGTTCGACCACAGTGGACGGTTCTTCCAGCTCGACCGGGTTGTCGGCATGCCCAAGCCGTACAACGGCAACCGCGTGCCGATCATCAACGCCGGGTCCTCACCCCAGGGCCGTTCGTTCGCCGCGCGCAACGCCGATCGGGCCTTCACCGTCGTGGCGGGGCCGGACGACGGCGCCGACGTCGTGGCCGCCATTCGCGCCGAAGCCCGCTCGTACGGCCGCGAAGTGGGCGTGCTGACGATCGGGCACGTGGTGTGCAGGCCAAGCCGTGCCGAAGCTGAGGACTACCTGCGTTACTACGCCGACGAACGCGCCGACTGGCCCGCGGTGGACGAAGTCATGCGCCTGCAAGGACTGCACGCGCAGTCTTTCACGCGGGAGATGCTGGCGACCTTCCGGCACCGCTTCGCCGCCGGGCACGGTTCGTGCCCGCTGGTGGGCGACCCGGACGATGTGGCGGGTGCGATCGCCGCGTTCGCCAAGGCGGGCTTCGACGGAATCGGGTTGTCGTTCCTCAACTACGCCGACGAACTCGGCTACTTCGCCCAGGAAGTGATTCCCCGGCTCACGGCATCGGGCATCCGGACCCAGTAG
- a CDS encoding PaaI family thioesterase, whose amino-acid sequence MDIEYARAGLARQPFSVLVGARLTAFGDGAAIIEIDARDDLRQQNGYLHGGVVSYAADNTLTFAAGSVLGPALLTAGFTIDYVRPADGRTLRAEAKVIQSSRSRATCRCEIYSDDELCAVAQGTAVVAVKR is encoded by the coding sequence ATGGACATCGAGTACGCCCGCGCCGGTCTGGCGCGGCAACCGTTCAGCGTGCTGGTGGGGGCGAGGCTGACGGCGTTCGGCGACGGTGCGGCGATCATCGAGATCGATGCCCGCGACGACCTGCGCCAGCAGAACGGATACCTGCACGGCGGCGTGGTCTCGTACGCGGCGGACAACACGCTCACCTTCGCCGCCGGGTCGGTCCTGGGACCGGCGCTGCTCACAGCGGGATTCACCATCGACTACGTACGCCCAGCCGACGGCCGCACGCTGCGCGCCGAGGCCAAGGTCATCCAGTCCAGCAGGTCACGGGCCACCTGCCGGTGCGAGATCTACTCCGACGACGAGTTGTGCGCGGTCGCGCAGGGGACCGCGGTCGTCGCCGTCAAACGGTGA
- a CDS encoding MarR family winged helix-turn-helix transcriptional regulator: MADQRLYFLLQRAAHQMRLVADRLCVNSAGITTAQLGALFAVQERPGITQQELAHTLGQRESAITAMVSRLVEAGLITKRTHPRQYRAIALDLTPVGRKALDKVRPVIDKFNEEMRAVIGAGTFDATAEAMAKLDRWFTANEPG, from the coding sequence ATGGCGGACCAGCGGCTGTACTTCCTGCTCCAGCGAGCAGCTCACCAGATGCGGCTCGTGGCCGACCGGCTGTGCGTGAACTCCGCCGGGATCACCACCGCGCAACTGGGCGCGCTGTTCGCCGTGCAGGAACGGCCCGGGATCACGCAGCAGGAACTGGCGCACACGCTGGGGCAACGCGAGTCGGCGATCACGGCGATGGTCAGCAGGCTCGTCGAAGCCGGGCTGATCACCAAACGGACCCACCCCCGCCAGTACCGGGCGATCGCGCTCGATCTCACGCCCGTCGGCCGCAAGGCCCTCGACAAGGTCCGGCCGGTGATCGACAAGTTCAACGAGGAGATGCGCGCGGTGATCGGCGCGGGCACGTTCGACGCGACCGCCGAGGCGATGGCCAAACTCGACCGGTGGTTCACGGCGAACGAACCCGGCTGA
- a CDS encoding MFS transporter — MRAGRREWWGLAVLALPTLLLSLDMSVLHLAVPHLAADLRPSSTQLLWIIDIYGFLVAGFLVTMGTLGDRMGRRKLLMIGGAAFGVASVAAAFATSPEMLIAARAVLGVAGATLMPSTLALISNMFQDAKQRGTAIAVWMSCFMGGMVIGPVVGGVLLEHFRWGAVFLMAVPVMVLLLATAPKLLPEYKDEGAGRLDLASVALSLGAILPIIYGLKEIAKDGLGVVNVVVLVAGLLVGTAFVRRQRTLAAPMLDLGLFKVRKFSAALGIMLVGATTMGGLFLLVSQYLQLVAGLSAVEAGLWLVPQAVAVVIGSLIAPKLAQRLRPEFVLGFGMLVAAVGILLFTQAEGQSGLVVVVVGLCVSAFGMGPQGVLCTEMVVSSVPPQKAGAASAMSETSGEFGIAMGIAVFGSIATAIYRGGVPAGTPDSLAGALESAAQQPGPAAQDLVAVAREAFTSGLHTVAGIGAALVVVFAVGGMVLLRRKPENAEQAGELVHN; from the coding sequence ATGCGCGCGGGACGACGTGAATGGTGGGGACTGGCGGTACTGGCACTGCCGACGCTGTTGCTGTCGCTGGACATGAGCGTGCTGCACCTGGCGGTCCCGCACCTGGCCGCCGACCTGCGGCCGAGCAGCACCCAGCTGCTGTGGATCATCGACATCTACGGGTTCCTGGTCGCCGGGTTCCTGGTCACCATGGGCACCCTCGGCGACCGGATGGGCAGGCGGAAACTGCTGATGATCGGCGGCGCGGCCTTCGGGGTGGCCTCGGTCGCGGCGGCCTTCGCCACCAGCCCGGAGATGCTCATCGCGGCCCGTGCCGTGCTGGGCGTGGCGGGCGCGACGCTGATGCCGTCGACACTGGCGCTGATCAGCAACATGTTCCAGGACGCCAAGCAGCGCGGCACGGCGATCGCGGTGTGGATGAGCTGCTTCATGGGCGGCATGGTGATCGGCCCGGTCGTGGGTGGCGTGCTGCTGGAGCACTTCCGGTGGGGCGCGGTGTTCCTGATGGCCGTCCCGGTGATGGTGCTGCTGCTGGCCACCGCGCCGAAGCTGCTGCCGGAGTACAAGGACGAGGGCGCCGGACGGCTCGACCTGGCCAGCGTGGCGTTGTCGCTCGGCGCGATCCTGCCGATCATCTACGGCCTCAAGGAGATCGCCAAGGACGGCCTCGGCGTGGTGAACGTCGTCGTGCTGGTCGCGGGCCTGCTGGTCGGCACGGCGTTCGTGCGGCGGCAGCGGACGCTGGCCGCGCCGATGCTCGACCTCGGCCTGTTCAAGGTGCGCAAGTTCAGCGCCGCACTGGGGATCATGCTGGTCGGCGCGACCACCATGGGCGGGTTGTTCCTGCTGGTGAGCCAGTACCTGCAGCTGGTGGCGGGGCTGAGCGCGGTGGAGGCCGGGCTGTGGCTGGTGCCGCAGGCGGTCGCGGTCGTGATCGGTTCGCTGATCGCGCCGAAGCTGGCGCAGCGGTTGCGGCCCGAGTTCGTGCTCGGCTTCGGGATGCTGGTCGCCGCGGTCGGGATCCTGCTGTTCACGCAGGCCGAAGGCCAGAGCGGGCTGGTGGTGGTCGTGGTCGGCCTGTGCGTCTCCGCGTTCGGCATGGGCCCGCAGGGCGTGCTGTGCACCGAGATGGTCGTCAGCTCCGTGCCGCCGCAGAAGGCCGGTGCCGCCTCGGCGATGTCGGAGACCAGCGGCGAGTTCGGGATCGCGATGGGGATCGCGGTGTTCGGCAGCATCGCCACGGCGATCTACCGCGGCGGGGTCCCGGCCGGCACGCCGGACAGCCTGGCCGGTGCGCTGGAGTCGGCGGCACAGCAGCCCGGCCCGGCCGCCCAGGACCTGGTCGCGGTCGCGCGGGAGGCGTTCACCTCGGGCCTGCACACGGTGGCCGGGATCGGGGCCGCGCTCGTGGTGGTCTTCGCGGTCGGGGGGATGGTGCTGCTGCGCCGCAAGCCCGAGAACGCCGAGCAGGCCGGTGAACTGGTGCACAACTGA